A region of the Prevotella melaninogenica genome:
ATCTTCTATCAACGATTCTGCTACTGGTTGTGTAGCCGCAGAAGGGATGATTGCTCCACCCTCCAAACTACTGTTCATAGTACCCAGACTACTGCTTATCACCTCTCCCTCACTTTGTTCAAAGAGCTTTGACTGACGAATATCACCACCAGAACCTAAACCAGCATAAAGTTCTTCCCAGTCGTCTGGTACTGATGGCTTAACCGGTTGAGACGACTGTTTAAAAGGATTATAAGCGGGATTGAAATCTACCTTTGGTGCAGACATTCCTACATTAGGGTTGAACACAGGAATATCGGGCTTTCCTTCGGTATCAAAGTCGATGGCGGGAATATCATTAAAGCGACCTACAGCCTCCTTGACAGCTGCCAGTAGAATCTGCCAAATAGCCTGTTCGTTCTCAAACTTTATCTCAGTCTTGGTCGGATGAATATTCACATCGATATTCTCAGCTGGTACATTAAAGTAAAGGAAGTAGGGAACCTGTTCTCCCTGAGGTATCAATCGATCAAAAGCCGTCATGACAGCCTTATGAAAATATGGGTGTTTCATATAGCGATTATTGACGAAGAAGTACTGATGAGCAGTTTTCTTTCGTGCCGCCTCAGGCTTACCTACAAAGCCATGAACATGACAAAGACTCGTGTCAACATCTATCGGTAGAAGGTCTTGATTGAGTCGTTTACCGAATACTTCAACGATACGCTGACGATAGTTGCAAGCTCGAAGGCTAAACAGCTCCGTTCCATTACTATGCAACGTAAAAGAAATCTGTGGATAGACCAATACGATGCGTTCAAAGGCAGTGATGATATTATTGAGTTCGGTAGTATTCGACTTCAAAAACTTACGTCGAGCAGGTACATTGAAGAAGAGATTTTCAACAGTAAAGTTGCTGCCTACAGGACAAGAACAAGGCTCTTGACCAGTAAAACGGCTACCTGCAATAGACAAATGCGTACCCAATTCCTCACCTTCCATGCGGGTCTTCAATTCTATCTGAGCCACAGCAGCAATAGATGCCAGTGCCTCTCCACGGAAACCCATCGTACGAAGAGAGAAAAGGTCGTCTGCTTTACGAATCTTCGAAGTGGCATGACGTTCGAAAGAAAGACGTGCATCAGTTTCCGACATACCCTTTCCATCATCGATTACCTGAATAGAAGTGCGGCCAGCATCAACCACCAACACATCAATATGCGTTGCTCCTGCATCAATGGCATTCTCCACCAACTCCTTAATAACCGAAGCTGGACGCTGAATAACCTCACCAGCTGCAATCTGGTTGGCTACACTATCTGGTAAAAGTTGTATAATATCACCCATGAATGATCCTATAAACCAATGAATAAAAATAAGATAAGAAGAGCTATGACACCTGCCGAAAGAATCAACGACACCCACATTGCCGTAAAACGATTGCCTCTATGGCGCAACACCTCAGGCTTCAAAGAACCGCTAATTTTGCGCTGTAATTCCTCCCGATATTCACTTTCTGAAACCTCTTCACCATTCAATTCACGACGTGCACGCTGCTCTATATCATTGAGCAGTTCCTTACGTTCGTCCACATACATATATTCATGGTGGAAACGACGTGGTCGTGATGATTGGAAGAATAGCATTATTTATTGTGGAGTATTACTTAATAAAACACCAAATGGGTCTGTATATAAGACCCAAAGACGTCATTCTATTTGCTGACGAGGCGGTAAAGATACTCGCGAATTACGTACGGTTGCACTCGTCTTACGTGGTGCAAGGCGGAATATATCGTTCTTATCCTTAGGTCGTGCATCATCGAAAAGTTCAAAGCGAGGCAGTGTCAACTTGTCTGGTGGTATCTGTGTCATCGGACTAATAACGCCATTCGACTTCGACATCCATATCTTCTGTAGCTTTCGGACAGGCGAGATAAACATCCTAAGCGTATCTGTTTCTGTATAATTATGCCCAATGAGTGTACTATCTTTATCGGTATGATAGAAGACAACTTCAACATTTCCCCAAGCATCAACCCGACGAATAGCACCATTGACAAAGTCGGCACGCATATCCTTAGAGGATATCTGATTATAGTATTTGGCTTCAGGAAGCTTTTCAATAGAGAAAGCATTGCCATAAACAAACGCCTGACGGATGGTTGAGTCGTTCATATATGCCTTAATAGAATCGCCCACCAACTGACGTGTACCACTCCACACAATAGGATAATCATACATCGTCAGGCAGGAGTCCTTACTATTAGCAACCATAAAACCGCACACCGCCTGAACGTCTGTACGATAAGCGCGAACATTATTCACACCATATACCTCACGATACATCTGTGGGGTATTCATGTGGAACCCCTTCATACTAATAGTATCAGCATGAACAAAGAGCGTATCACCTTGTGAAAAATCCTTTGCTACAGGGCCAGGATTACCACCAAAAGCTATCGCAGCGGAGTCTGTATAATGTAGGTAATCGCCATAGAAAGCGTGCTTACCTTTGTAATCAATGTAATAAACGTTACCCTCACCAGTTCCCTCGTGTGTATTACTATTGTAGGTAAGGTCATGACCAGTTATGGTGCGCTGTTTTAACTTGTCTACAATCTTCACATTGCCACGCCCAGCACTATAACCACTCTTAGCATTGTAAGTCACTTCATCACCAGTAATAACACGCTGTGCCTTACGGTCATCTATCTTAACATTGCCACGTGCATTACTATGACCAGTCTTCTCGTTATAGAACACATCCTGACCGATGATAGTGCGGTTGTTTGCCTTGTCGACAATCTTCACATTACCATGACCTTCTGCTTCTCCTGTTGAACTGTTATAGACAATATTATCGCCTTCAACATCCTGCTTTGGAGAGGTGATAGTGGAACGTCCATTAAGTTCCATCTGGTCGGTCTTGCTATTATAAGTACCGTCATTTGTATGCACCACTTCACCCTTGGCTGTCTTAATAACCGACTTACCAACAACATGAACAAGACCAGTCTCAGTATTACCATGCGCCTCAGGCGTTGTAATGCGATACTTCGGCGTAAACATCACAACGTCACCAAAGAAGTTGGCATCATGAGTTTCCGTATTATAATCACCTTGATCAGCAACAACCGTGTTACCATTGTAAACCAATGTACCACGTCCTCCGAAGTAGTTAGCCACCTTAGAGGCTGTGTTATAGTCCAAGCTATCACAGCGGAGAGACCTACCCGGCTCTCTTGCAACCACCTTTCCACGTGCATGGACCATCTGTGCAAAGCCATCGTAATGTAGGCGTTGACAGTCAAGAGTCACTCCACCTGGGCGAGTAATATGTACACGGCTGAAAGCTTTAAACCAATTAGACTTTTCATTGAAATAAGCACTATCGCACTTAAGCGTCATACCCTTATAACGGAAACGTACATCGCCTTTTGCAATCATCACATCAGGCATTTCCAACTGGTTATGACGCAGATTATCAGCATAGTCAATATAGAACTTATCTCCCTTCTTCTCCGTTACATTCTGTGCCCGAAGCGACTGCGGTTGCCATAGCCCAAACAGGCATAGAATCATAGTAATCAAGATTCTATGCCCGCAAAATATATCTTTATACTTGTTGTTTATTGTCATTTAAGCCAACCTTCGTATTGGAAATTACAATTTCTATAACGAGGATTAATCCTCACATAAGTTTCCTTTACCTTCTTTACAACCCAATCATGCAGTACTTCCTTTCTGCGCTTAGCTGTAACAATATCGCGCATCGTCTGGAAGTCTTCTGTTATCGTTGCTCGGTGTTCAGGTATACGTGCTTTCAACTTCACGATAGCACAAACAACCTTACCACGAGAATTGACCATCTGGAATGGCATTGAAACCTCATCAACCTTCATCGTATCAACGACACGAGCTACCTCTGTTGGCAGTTCCTTCATCTTAAAGCGTGAAGTGCGAGTGTTCTCTACAGAGTTAACCATCAAACCATGGTTATTCTTCGTATCTTTATCATCTGAGAGATAAGCCGTAGCATCCTCAAATGTAAACTTACCATTTCTGATATCCCTACCAATAGAATCCAAACGCTCCTTAGCAGCATCAATAGAAGCCATTGATACATTTGGTTTCAGAAGAATATGACGGACATTCACCTTATCACCACGACGGTCAACAAGCTGAATAATATGATAACCAAAATCACTCTCTACAATCTTTGAAATCTTCTTTGGATCAGTAAGATTAAAGGCTGCAGCAGCAAATGCAGGGTCGAGTACACCACGTCCCATATAACCCAACTCACCACCCTGACGAGCCGAGCCTGGGTCTTCTGAGTAAAGACGAGCCAATGTAGCAAAAGAAGTTTCACCCTTTGTCACACGGTCCGTATAGTCACGTAGCTGATTCTTGATACGATTTACCTCCTCTACTTCTACC
Encoded here:
- a CDS encoding ubiquitin carboxyl-hydrolase — translated: MLFFQSSRPRRFHHEYMYVDERKELLNDIEQRARRELNGEEVSESEYREELQRKISGSLKPEVLRHRGNRFTAMWVSLILSAGVIALLILFLFIGL
- a CDS encoding peptidylprolyl isomerase, which gives rise to MKINKGKTIVLLAGTVLTAMGLHAGAFRTSGRVALSDSVKTETTTVDKPNSVVDEVIWVVGDEPILKSEVEIMRIQSEAEGMKWDGDPECILPEQIAVQKLFLHQAALDSVEVSESEIARGIDDQINYWISLPQIGSREKLEEFQNKSMTQIRQDLHDDYKNRLLVQKMQQNLVSDVTVSPAEVREYFKKLPVDSIPMIPTMVEVEILTQTPKVEVEEVNRIKNQLRDYTDRVTKGETSFATLARLYSEDPGSARQGGELGYMGRGVLDPAFAAAAFNLTDPKKISKIVESDFGYHIIQLVDRRGDKVNVRHILLKPNVSMASIDAAKERLDSIGRDIRNGKFTFEDATAYLSDDKDTKNNHGLMVNSVENTRTSRFKMKELPTEVARVVDTMKVDEVSMPFQMVNSRGKVVCAIVKLKARIPEHRATITEDFQTMRDIVTAKRRKEVLHDWVVKKVKETYVRINPRYRNCNFQYEGWLK
- the mutL gene encoding DNA mismatch repair endonuclease MutL, with translation MGDIIQLLPDSVANQIAAGEVIQRPASVIKELVENAIDAGATHIDVLVVDAGRTSIQVIDDGKGMSETDARLSFERHATSKIRKADDLFSLRTMGFRGEALASIAAVAQIELKTRMEGEELGTHLSIAGSRFTGQEPCSCPVGSNFTVENLFFNVPARRKFLKSNTTELNNIITAFERIVLVYPQISFTLHSNGTELFSLRACNYRQRIVEVFGKRLNQDLLPIDVDTSLCHVHGFVGKPEAARKKTAHQYFFVNNRYMKHPYFHKAVMTAFDRLIPQGEQVPYFLYFNVPAENIDVNIHPTKTEIKFENEQAIWQILLAAVKEAVGRFNDIPAIDFDTEGKPDIPVFNPNVGMSAPKVDFNPAYNPFKQSSQPVKPSVPDDWEELYAGLGSGGDIRQSKLFEQSEGEVISSSLGTMNSSLEGGAIIPSAATQPVAESLIEDKAPSHYQYKGCYIMTAVKSGLMIIDQHRAHIRILYEEYLRQLSEHKVHSQKVLFPEMVQFSVSDQVVLDQILPEMAEMGFQLDSLGGGSYAVNGVPAGIEGLNVVALINDMVASAMESGTSAKEEIDQALALSLARNAAIPHGQVLSSMEMDNIVNELFACSNVNYTPSGEPVIAIMKQQDIEHLFDS
- a CDS encoding OstA-like protein encodes the protein MILCLFGLWQPQSLRAQNVTEKKGDKFYIDYADNLRHNQLEMPDVMIAKGDVRFRYKGMTLKCDSAYFNEKSNWFKAFSRVHITRPGGVTLDCQRLHYDGFAQMVHARGKVVAREPGRSLRCDSLDYNTASKVANYFGGRGTLVYNGNTVVADQGDYNTETHDANFFGDVVMFTPKYRITTPEAHGNTETGLVHVVGKSVIKTAKGEVVHTNDGTYNSKTDQMELNGRSTITSPKQDVEGDNIVYNSSTGEAEGHGNVKIVDKANNRTIIGQDVFYNEKTGHSNARGNVKIDDRKAQRVITGDEVTYNAKSGYSAGRGNVKIVDKLKQRTITGHDLTYNSNTHEGTGEGNVYYIDYKGKHAFYGDYLHYTDSAAIAFGGNPGPVAKDFSQGDTLFVHADTISMKGFHMNTPQMYREVYGVNNVRAYRTDVQAVCGFMVANSKDSCLTMYDYPIVWSGTRQLVGDSIKAYMNDSTIRQAFVYGNAFSIEKLPEAKYYNQISSKDMRADFVNGAIRRVDAWGNVEVVFYHTDKDSTLIGHNYTETDTLRMFISPVRKLQKIWMSKSNGVISPMTQIPPDKLTLPRFELFDDARPKDKNDIFRLAPRKTSATVRNSRVSLPPRQQIE